From the genome of Nicotiana sylvestris chromosome 1, ASM39365v2, whole genome shotgun sequence:
tgatgtgcaacaaatccgttcaagtgataatccagcagatttattcactaaatctttgccaacttcaacttttgagaagatggtatacaagattggaatgcggagactcaaatatttgaaacaaggttttcatcagggggagtaaaatacgcgatgcactctttttcccttactaaggttttttcccatggggttttccttataagggttttaatgagacacctagtaatgcgtattactaaatatgtgtactctttttccttcactaggattttttcccacgtggtttttcctagtaaggttttaatgaggcacattatcttttaatgaacatccaagggggagtgttataaatatattatattatggatgttcatttagtactccgttgtaaataagcttcctgaagaagcttatccatatgggactccaccgtaaatatgtttatatatttaagtactctattggaaataagcttcctgaagaagcttatcacttcgatacccggttatggataagcattacccccggtagaagattatccataccgggtataataagtttatcctttcagtacccagttatggataaatattatcctcagtagaagattattcatacccagtataataagcttatcctttcagtacccagttatggataaacattacccccggtagaagattatccatatcgaatataataagcttatccttttagTACTCCGTTATGAATAAACATTGCtctcggtagaagattatccatatctggtatagtagcagcttacacgatagcttcctttcttctataaatagaagagatttcagttcattatgtacatcagtttgaattcgaataatatatcagtttctctctatacttatctttactttatagtctttattttataacaaatagCTTAATTTTCGTAGTTTAAATCCTTTTACATAAATGAAACAAAGACAATACTTAGCATTGGTTTATTAACAGAAGCTTTTTCTAGTGAAATGATCGAAAACGAAAATAAAATAAGTCAAGCATAAAGAGCAACAAGATTAAAGGATAAATGGGAATTGAATTTTCATAAACTTAGAGTGTTAATTTCGTGAATGACTACTCAAGTTTCATTTTATTCCCCTAAATTCACCgaactatttttcttaataaaaaaaatcaatcaactATATATAAGTATCACGAAAGTTATTAAActaatttttataataaaaaagtCACCCAACTATACGCCTTCTCAAAATAGTAGGTCTAAGTTAGAAAAATAATACTCTATATTATTTAATTTTCTAAAGTAAGAAATATTTTGAATTAAATTTGTGTTCTAAAGCGACAAATAAAAAGGACCTTACGGAGTACCATTTCAGCACTTCTCACGAATGATGAATGGGTATAAGCAGCAGGAAGATACTGCCCTAGGGCTAAGGATTTAATTTAGACGATTAGACGTGTTTGGCTCAAAAACAATAATATTAGAGTAAATGAAATATTTACACTGTTCACTAGTAGGAACTTCAACGAAGTAAGAGGTGATGTTTTACTTGGAAGTCTTCATTAGTTTAAAATAATAGATCGGTACCATATAGAGTAACTTATTTTGGGTCTCATTAATCGCGACGCTTAagctttaattggaaaaaattaaAGTGATTAATATCAACTTCAGCAAGATTAAACAGAGAAGGAAAGTAAAAGAGAAGGAATTAGCTCAAATTGAAATTAACAGGTGAAAAGTGTGAATATTTCCCTTCATCGTTACAAGTTAAGCTAAGATCATCCTTCCCAGTAGACATGAGCAACAGCTGAAAATGAAAAAATCGTCGTTTTGAGGAATTTAGGCCTTGGACTGATTAAGGAAAGAGACCAACTTTTTCAGCACGACCATAGCATTTTCACTCGTCGGAGCAAACAAATGAAACACATGTTCCTCATCCTTAATCTCCACAACCTCTACTGTCCCTTGCCACCCACTCTTCTCTAATAACTCCTTATAGTACAGTCCCCTGTATTTCAACGGATCTTTTCCAGCAACATAAACAAGTACTTTGTCACACCCTAAGCTAGACAATTTCGGATCCTTTTCCGGGTTCATCAACGGGTCATCTAATCCGGAGCTATTTGGATGAGCAAAAGCCCAGAGCTTCTCAATGTAATTTTTGCAATCCAAGTTTTCAGCCTCACCGTCAATTAAATCAATCCCCCAGAAATACGGACAGGCTAGAAAAATCCCATCAAGTTTGACGCCATCCAACTTTTCCAACCCGACCCGAATTGCTATATTATGAGCAATATTAGCACCAGCGCTATCTCCACCAAAATAAACGTGATTTAAATCAGCGTGGTCTTTTAGCCATGGCTCATGACCTTCACCTTTAGCATGTGAAGCGATCCATTTGAGAGCTAACCATGAATCTTCATAAGCTATGGGTAATGGGTATTCAGGAGCTAACCTGTAGTTAACAGAGACGATTATAACATTGGCTTCAGTTGCTACCAAATTAAGATGCTTATGGTATGAAGGTGAAGAAGCAGATTCAATCACAAAGCCGCCGCCGTGAAAGTAGACGAAAAGGGGAATTTTTTGAACCTGATCGAGATTTTTGGGCAGGTAAAGTCTTGCTGATAGGTTAATTTTTGGATCAATTTGGACATCTTTGATTTGGACTCCGGTTTCAGGATCCAATTCAGCTGGAACAACGCCTTCGCCCAACAGCCTCTCGATTCGGCCATCTTTGTAAACTCTGATCAATGGGAAAAGGTCATGTACTATTTCCGCCATTGCTGAAAGCTAAGTTGCAGGGGAAGGTTTGGTATACTATGCTCAAGTGCTGTGACAGGTACTTACTTTTAAATGCAGGAATTTGGTACTTTTTGCTTGTTTACCTAAACGTTTGGTCCAATTAGAAGACTCAAACACTGTTTGCTTagttcctttttaaaaaaaaaaaaattataaatatatTTAGAAAAAGTACTATAAATAATAGAAATATTTTATGAAATACAAGAAAAATTGTAGTGAAACAACATTAAACAGTTTCTAGAGGACAAGAGACCTTTTTCATCCTcacttatttcttcttttttaagACAgtctatttttttccttttttcctaaGATTTGGACCGCTGAAAATAAGTCAATAAGAttgcattaaaaaaaaaaaattgtaccaCCATATATACGAAAAAAAACAATTCAAGTGAGCGTAGCCCATACGTCATTGTCCCTCTACTGCTTAAATCTTCGCAGAATTTCATGCGCGAGGGACTGAGGGTGCTCATGTGTTTGACAAAATGCCAAGGATTATTATGGAAGAATAATTAGCAAATTGTTAGAACTTGTTAATATCCTAATGATGTGGTCCTAATAAGGCCAACTGTTTCTGGCTTACGTATTTATGGAAAATGACTAGAAAAATCAagacaaaatacataagttgccaCCTGACCTATGACCCAAATCCCTATTACATACTTTTTAGGAACGAATATTATTTTACACACCTAACCTTTCCAAAGTGCATCTAAGACACACCACTTTTGGCAGCTGACGCGCGCGTGTTTTACACAAAAAAGAGGCGAGTGAATGTAAAACTTTCGGGTCTAAACCATTATCTAAATGTCACATGTCCGGAGcctttgttatttttttcttttctagtttTAGTTATTTCATCTCCAAATAATTTGGTCTCTTttccacccccccccccttttcttcttcttctcctggACACCTACTTTGTCATCTCCATTAATTAAACTCttaaacacaaaaatagtttcagaGCTAGGTCCaagtttcaaattaattagtcatctccttcaagtttaaatatttttagataTGCTAATGAAATCAGTGACTGATTTTTCCATTTGTTTTCATAATTTTGTTTTTAGATCTGCTGATTTTTTCTTTGacttcaaaaatttaattttttttgaatggATGTGAAGAAAAGGTTTATAGTGTAGGTTTTGCTCTAAAAATTAATGGCGATAGTGGTGGCTGTCATGGCCAACACTTAAAGCACCATGTGAAAGATCTATGTGAATATTGGCCACGACGATAGTGATGGTTGCCATGGCCAACACTTGATTCATGTGAATATTTTTTTTTCCTGGTGGGTATTTCTATGGCTGTGGGAGTTTAGAGGAGGCTTGGTGGGTATTTCCATGGAGTTTAGAGGAGGCTTGGTGTGGGAGTTTAAAGAAGATGAGAGACGTGGGGGAGGGGGGGTTGTTTtccgttttttctttttttcttttaaatatatCAATTGTGGTGTAAatttagtatttttattttttgttcctTGAGTTAGGACATGTGTCACGACCTTATTGGTGCGTGATATTACACATATTCTGAAAAACTGGTTAAGAAAAAAGTTGTGTGTCTTAGATACACTTTGGAAAGGTTGGGTGTGTAAAGTAATATTCGTTCCTAGACTCTGACCTtctcatccttcttcggcaccgacataatattggctaaccatgtcggatattctactaccctgaggaccttagctttgacctgcttagtgacttcttccttgattttcagactcatgtcgggtttaaactttctgagcttctgttttaccggtggacatgtcagatcagttggcagtttgtgggccacaatagatgtgctcaaaccagtcatgtcatcatatgaccaggcgaatatgtccttgtattccttcagaaattctgtgtattcttctttttctgacggtgacaaatgaatgttgatcagagtttctttgatatttttttcatctcccaggttaacaatcccggtctcgtccaggttggacttaggtctgttctcaaaattttcaacctctttaacaatctcttctggtatatcatcttcctctgaatctatgtctgtttgttgcgttgtcttgttgcatgtcacaaccattggttcatcaagatatgtaatagtaatgctgtataagtaaagtaatgagagaaaataataagagtaagatttgtaaggaaaccgaaatgctttgataaatttcataactgttttgaacattggaagatcttattgcgaaaattcaaaaatgcgaaaggaaaatcaactagtaaaaataaaagatagtgcatgatgctttgttcagccttgctaccccaaggctttccgagctctggtggttctgattgtccaattattgaggcatgctcttcagcttacggcctgtatggaagggccttcctcccctcctcctcgaaaatgacacaacaatccatgtcatctttttctaggaacaaattcctcactgccGCCAATGTTTCCTCATCTTCCGACCtatagataacatcggccggctggaaagtctgctccaaatgtggtattggttgctccagcgggtagtatggaccgcgccatggtggcgaccagttgttgaattcctcccaagtatactcatatcctaggccaaaagtggtgccatgtttctttagtttgataggcttggcgattccttggaggttcttgccaagtcccttacCAGGTTCATATCTGCACCAATTTAGTATGCTCTCAATTTTGTTGCCCCACCACTTGTCTTTTTCGACGacattgactcgctcgatgtggtgataggtttccccgcctatccttctccttcctccaatcgctgggatggtttggcgactgtatatgggattgctatcgtcgccgtgaatgatcacctcttggtggttccactcaaattttaccgcctgatgcagtgtctatgctacggccccagcggcatgaatccacggccgtcccaacaacaagttgtaacatgccggcacatctattacttggaaatcgacatcgaaccaagtaggccccatttgcaagcacaaactaatttccccaatagtggacctttgggaaccgtcaaaagctttgacgttgatggccccatccttgatctcatgcagcccccttcccaatgttctgagtgttaccaacggacaaatattgaggctggaccctccatcaatcaggatcctagtgataaaataatcttcgcattgcacggtgatgtgcaacgctttgttgtgactcaacccttctggtggcagctcatcttcatgaaaagtgatcttgtgactttccaataccttccctaccatgttttccatttctcctccggtgatgttgctttgtacatatgcctcactcagcaccttcaacaaggcattcttatgtacgtcgaaactttgcagcaaagctaggatag
Proteins encoded in this window:
- the LOC104224045 gene encoding 2-hydroxyisoflavanone dehydratase-like, encoding MAEIVHDLFPLIRVYKDGRIERLLGEGVVPAELDPETGVQIKDVQIDPKINLSARLYLPKNLDQVQKIPLFVYFHGGGFVIESASSPSYHKHLNLVATEANVIIVSVNYRLAPEYPLPIAYEDSWLALKWIASHAKGEGHEPWLKDHADLNHVYFGGDSAGANIAHNIAIRVGLEKLDGVKLDGIFLACPYFWGIDLIDGEAENLDCKNYIEKLWAFAHPNSSGLDDPLMNPEKDPKLSSLGCDKVLVYVAGKDPLKYRGLYYKELLEKSGWQGTVEVVEIKDEEHVFHLFAPTSENAMVVLKKLVSFLNQSKA